Proteins from one Nicotiana tabacum cultivar K326 chromosome 23, ASM71507v2, whole genome shotgun sequence genomic window:
- the LOC107806771 gene encoding transcription factor MAMYB-like — translation MEFLDEDARPRFLLQSKPLQQSNSDPETPTRSLCRPGIIISISLSLLFFALSFLYFTIEPFGSLLIWLSLSLLIGPFAPLSVTAGDIRVGLGPPIQDPPKDELSDSEPDAKKTNRRSNRPTKKVVDFEPVLPEKVNGSVANSEKINGSVANSVKINGSVANLEKINGSSEWSEGDEELLRKMMGKHPVGKPGRWEAIAEGFNGRYRVENVIKKAKELGEKKMSDEDSYQRFLKDRKAVDKRSESGNELDSENVEVKKVVESGWTSGEDLALLNALKTFPKDVAMRWEKIAAAVPGRSKAACMKRMTVLKKDFRSSKSANAEA, via the coding sequence ATGGAGTTCCTAGACGAAGATGCCAGACCCAGATTCCTCCTCCAATCCAAGCCATTACAGCAATCCAATTCCGATCCGGAAACCCCAACGCGGTCTCTATGCCGACCCGGAATCATCATCTCTATATCTCTTTCCCTCCTCTTCTTCGCTCTCTCTTTCCTCTATTTCACCATTGAACCCTTCGGATCCCTTCTCATTTGGCTCTCTCTTTCCCTCCTTATCGGCCCTTTTGCCCCACTTTCCGTCACTGCCGGTGACATCCGGGTCGGACTCGGACCTCCCATCCAAGACCCGCCGAAAGACGAACTTTCTGATTCCGAACCCGATGCCAAAAAAACCAACAGAAGATCCAACCGACCCACCAAGAAAGTCGTTGACTTTGAGCCAGTACTGCCGGAGAAAGTTAATGGGTCGGTTGCGAATTCGGAGAAAATTAATGGGTCGGTAGCAAATTCGGTTAAAATTAATGGGTCGGTTGCGAATTTGGAGAAAATTAATGGGTCGAGCGAGTGGAGCGAAGGGGATGAGGAGTTGTTGAGGAAGATGATGGGGAAGCACCCGGTGGGGAAACCGGGGCGGTGGGAGGCAATAGCGGAGGGGTTTAATGGGAGATACAGAGTGGAAAATGTGATCAAGAAAGCTAAAGAATTAGGCGAGAAGAAAATGAGCGATGAGGATTCGTATCAGAGGTTCTTGAAGGATAGGAAAGCAGTGGATAAGAGAAGTGAGAGTGGAAATGAGCTTGATTCTGAGAATGTGGAGGTGAAGAAGGTGGTGGAGAGTGGGTGGACTAGTGGGGAGGATTTGGCTTTGCTTAATGCATTAAAGACATTTCCGAAGGACGTGGCGATGAGGtgggagaaaattgcagctgCTGTGCCTGGGAGGAGTAAAGCAGCTTGTATGAAAAGAATGACTGTGTTGAAGAAGGATTTTAGAAGTTCTAAGTCTGCTAATGCTGAAGCTTAG
- the LOC142177345 gene encoding uncharacterized protein LOC142177345, with protein sequence MPASSTLKFYSDNLGASLDPMVDLGSFANIIQWRVLEQAKLTGSIIPAMKLLAGFNLASVTTRGNILLLTNAEGVMKTTLILVRPWLRTVKVVPSTYHQLLKFLTPEGIKQIRGDQLAVKEMNAISISNSKGKEHAA encoded by the exons ATGCCGGCATCATCGACGTTGAAGTTTTACTCTGATAACCTTGGTGCTTCCTTGGACCCGATGG tggatctagGAAGTTtcgctaatatcatacaatggagagtactagagcaagctaaactcactgGAAGCATTATCCCGGCAATGAAACTCCTCGCCGGATTCAACCTCGCAAGCGTGACAACTCGGGGAAACATTTTGTTGCTCACGAACGCTGAGGGAGTAATGAAGACAACTCTCATCTTGGTAAGACCATGGTTGCGCACGGTGAAAGTTGTGccttcaacatatcaccaactgTTAAAGTTTCTGACACCCGAggggatcaaacagataaggggtgATCAATTGGCAGTaaaggagatgaatgcaatttcgatTTCCAatagcaaaggaaaggaacacGCGGCATAG